The genomic region CAAAGCAGATGTCTTTGCAGCAGGTGATAAAATTGATGCAACAGGTACTTCTAAAGGTAAAGGTTTCCAAGGTGCAATAAAAAGACACGGATTATCAAGAGGTCCAATGTCTCACGGTTCTAAATATCACCGTCATGCAGGATCAATGGGATCTTCATCATTCCCAAGTAAAGTATTTAAAGGTAAAAAATTACCAGGTCATATGGGAGCTCAAAAAGTTACTGTTCAAAACTTAGAAATAGTAAGAATTGATGCTGAAAAGAACTTAATCCTTGTAAAAGGTGCGGTTCCAGGACCTAAAAAATCAATCGTAACACTTAAAGAAAGTGTTAAAGCATAATTAACGCTTGAAGGAAGGAGGAATTACAGATGGCTACAGTATCTGTGTACAATATGCAAGGAACACAAGTTGGAGAGTTAGAACTTAATGATTCTATATTTGGTGTAGAGGTTAATGAACACCTTATGCATCAATCAGTAATTCAACAACTTGCAAACAAACGTCAAGGGACACAAAGTGCAAAAACACGTGCTGAAGTACGTGGTGGTGGAAGAAAACCATGGAGACAAAAAGGAACAGGACGTGCTAGACAAGGATCAATCCGCTCTCCTCAATGGACAGGTGGTGGTGTTGTATTTGCACCAAAACCAAGAGATTATTCATTCAAATTAAACAAAAAAGAAAAAAGAGCTGCTTTATTATCAGCGTTAACTACAAGAGTTTTAGCTAATAAAATCGTTGTTCTTGATGAATTAAAATTTGATGAAATCAAAACTAAAAATATGAAAGCTGTATTAGACAACTTAAAAGTTAATAAAGCACTAGTTGTTTTACCAGACAATAACCAAAACGTTGTTTTATCAGCAAGAAACATACCAAATGTAAAAACTGCATTTACAAACTCTATAAACGTATATGATATTTTAAAATATGATACATTTATAGTGA from Natranaerovirga pectinivora harbors:
- the rplC gene encoding 50S ribosomal protein L3, coding for MKKAILARKIGMTQIFDEEGILTAVTVLEAGPCEVVQVKTVENDGYSSIQVGFDDKKEKLINKPIKGHFDKAGVSYKRFVKEFRFDNAAEYEVGNVIKADVFAAGDKIDATGTSKGKGFQGAIKRHGLSRGPMSHGSKYHRHAGSMGSSSFPSKVFKGKKLPGHMGAQKVTVQNLEIVRIDAEKNLILVKGAVPGPKKSIVTLKESVKA
- the rplD gene encoding 50S ribosomal protein L4, coding for MATVSVYNMQGTQVGELELNDSIFGVEVNEHLMHQSVIQQLANKRQGTQSAKTRAEVRGGGRKPWRQKGTGRARQGSIRSPQWTGGGVVFAPKPRDYSFKLNKKEKRAALLSALTTRVLANKIVVLDELKFDEIKTKNMKAVLDNLKVNKALVVLPDNNQNVVLSARNIPNVKTAFTNSINVYDILKYDTFIVTKNAVATIEEVYA